The Thalassophryne amazonica chromosome 18, fThaAma1.1, whole genome shotgun sequence DNA window ccaaatgttgcttgaccacaGGTTTATATTcagcttctatagtaacaataagcctatctggtgttttttaagagtacttgacaaaaaacctaatttcagtacatatgttacgatcaattgtaacaaacaaaatctatgtagtttttatttcaggaacatcagttgagtataatcatcacatgtaaagaatgacatggccacaatgaactaattataagcaacagagtggttttctacgtcaacagcacatatatgacacgcgttacttgaaattttcaaacgctccgtccatatgggtttttggaaccacatgacccaaaatttatcctgctatggtttattccatgtatatttccatattccatgcaaacatttatatatTTCCCAATTTTTTGAAGTAACACCCCTCCCTATCTTGAGAAAATAtgtcatcaagagggtttggaaagttgccAGAATTAGTGAGAAAgtcaccaagttggcaacactgaatgtaaacacacacaaTGTGAACTCACCCATGCACAGCCCTGTATGCAACCAAACGTCTCGTAcggaaacggttcaatacaaatacatgtatcgttacacccttgCTAATTAGtattatatatatgaggtctgtccgaaaagtaacggacctttttatttttttcaaaaactatatggatttgaatcatgtgcgcttgcatcatcagccaagcttgaacctttgtgcgcatgcgtgagttttttcacgcctgtcggttgcgtcattcgcccgtgggcaggctttgagtgagcactggtccagccccctcatcggattttcattgtcagggaaatggctgagtgactgccgctttgctccatgaaaattttttcagaaactgtgagagacagccaggtggaaaccattcggaaaattcagatgggtttcggtgaagattctatcgacgtcacacagattaaggaccattataaccggattaaagacggcccacaccggcggagggcgcgccgcactccgagcggccatcgacaggctgaaacgaccagatcatttccaaaatgaaggctgtgttgatccgggacgtcgtgtgactaccagagaaatcgcagaaaatgtggacatcagcacttttgcggcacattccactgttacaggagattttgtaatgaaagacgtgcggaggaattcgcgcgttgggacagagccgctcatggcgcacaataaacacctccgtgttggaagtctcacaggacatgttgtggcatgcccagctgttacacaatttctcggatactcactcgactgaaaagccaccaaaagccatctgaatcttccaaatggtttccaacacggggaCACTAACCAGTAACTTAAGGTAATGGCCAGCTGTCTTTGGTCCTAGGTCTCGTTGCAGAATCGTTGAGTACCACTGGAAGAACTttctgtcaaatgagcagttatctAGGGAAAGTCTGCTGACGCATACCGGCAAATGGCCTTGAGGCACTGTGAACATGATCCAGCATACAGGTACCTcaatgctgaggaccccagcaactggaagagGCCAAGGGGACACGCACATATCACCAGACTGTAGCAGATAGTTGTGTACTTTTAGGAGGTGTGGATAGACCAGTTGTTTGCCTGAATGGTTGCCATTCAAGATCACGGGTGATTCCACAATGTGGCAGATGTGGCAAAATGTGGCACTAGTGCAGACCTGGGCTGACCCTAACCTGTCAAGGAACAACACATGAATCTTAATGAAAGAAATCAGGCACATGTAGATTGTCAGCACCAAAGGACTTTTATTGACGCATGCTGTTCACtgcattgcaaataaaataataaaatgcgaAAATGTAGCAAAGTTATACCTTAAGTGTAAAATCATCATTAAGATAAACAAACCTTCTCAGCTCTGCCGAACAGAGATAAAGATAACAGTTAAAGTCCTCTATGCAGAAACCTCCTTTTGTATTGTTAgtacttccattgtgttgtggTAGTTTGCAACACATCTGTATATTTGCTTGTGTTGTacgaatttgcagcagacacttTATCAAATTTCATTGTTGTCTGTGCTGAAGGTTGTATTTGTTTGTGATCTCTGTGTTTACAAGCCATTTTTTACATAAGTACATGTGTCGAATTGACGCAGGTATTTTTTTTTGAGTTTGTATTTTCATTTGCTAGCATTGTCTTAATTTGTAATTATTGTGGTTTGTATTAGCCGTCGTGGAAAAGTGATAGCAACCTTTGACAGAACATGGGTATCTCAGCCCATTCCAAAACACCAAAAATGAATAAGTGTTGATGGTTATGTTGATGTTTCAAACTTTAACATTGCTGTACTTTCTCTTTGTGCTTTCCTCTTGGCTTAATTTTCTGAAATTTTCAGTTTTCTGAACTTTTCCTCCCTTACCCTCTCTTTCTGCCTTCTCTATTTTTTTCTGGTTCCTTTCTACAGTACGTGGCATTTGGCTCCTTATTCTTCATCCTCATTTCCATCTCCACTTTCTGCATGGAGACGCATGAggccttcaacaccatcatcaACAAGACAGAGAACTTCACAGTGGGCAACATGACCCGCGAGGAAATTGTATACGAAGTAGTGACTGACAGCTGGTTAACGTACGTGGAGGGCGTGTGCGTCATTTGGTTCACTATTGAGGTTCTTCTGCGGGTCACCTTCTGCCCTGACAAATTTGAATTCTTCAAAAGCACCCTCAACATAATTGACTTTGTTGCTATCCTGCCCTTCTATCTGGAGGTAGGCTTGAGTGGTCTGTCCTCCAAAGCTGCCAAGGACGTCCTGGGGTTCCTCCGTGTTGTCCGATTTGTCCGTATTCTCCGAATCTTCAAGTTGACCCGTCACTTTGTGGGACTTCGTGTCCTTGGCCACACCCTCCGAGCCAGTACCAATGAATTCCTCCTGCTCATCATCTTCTTAGCTCTTGGTGTCCTCATCTTCGCAACTATGATCTACTATGCTGAACGAATTGGCGCCTCCCCAGATGACCCTACAGCCAGTGCCCACACTAACTTCAAGAACATCCCCATTGGATTTTGGTGGGCTGTTGTGACCATGACCACGCTGGGCTATGGAGATATGTACCCAGAGACGTGGTCAGGGATGTTGGTGGGTGCATTGTGTGCCTTGGCTGGTGTGCTAACCATTGCTATGCCTGTTCCTGTAATTGTCAACAACTTCGGCATGTACTACTCTCTTGCCATGGCCAAACAAAAGCTACCTAAAAAGAAGAACAAACATATCCCACGAGCGCCTCAACCAGGGTCTCCCAACTACTGCAAACCAGATGCCCTTGCAATGGCTACTgcatccccacaaaggatcttgGGAAATGTTCTAGGTGGAGTGATGGAATCTGGAGGCTTAGGGGGTGACTGCCCTCTTGCCCAAGAAGAAATAATAGAGATCAACAGAGGTGAGATGTTTGAATTTTCCACCAAACACAAGTGACATTTAATATGTTTATTCAGTGTATTTTTGCTCCAGTAATTGTAATATAAAATGATCTTTGGGTGAGAGGAATGTTGTATCATAGATATTCCATCGCACTCTCATAGATTAAGCTTCTATGAGAGTTTGATAAGATATTTACATTCTCTGTGACTGAAGTCAAGTGGAGTTTTAGATTTATAGGAAGTGGGAGTACTGTCAAGAAGTGATGCATACTTGATTCTGGCTCCACCCTGAAGAAAACTCAAACCCATCAGAACTCATGTTTATTTTATGATAAACTGGTAGTTCCACAGTTGCCTTAAGGCGCCCATCTGCCAGTGAAAAACAAACGTGAAAGAAAAATGAACTCAGTCATCTGTTAACACAAGCGAATGCTTGATGGTTTGGACTAACTTCACACATTTTGTCTTTGGCATCAAACactagttttcattcattcattttctatacttgcttattCCATTACaggggagctggagtctatcccagcagacacTGGGCGAAACACAGGATAGACTCTGGACAGGAAGcctgtctatcgcagggccatctatagacaaacaaacacatcaaatagtgatttaatttattaatttattggtAGCCAAACTCATCCACTTTGTCCAACTtgactgggaatcaaatccatatctgcatgttggcagtggtgggcaccgtTCCGTTAATCTGCTAATTTGCGAAGATAACTTTTTCATTAGTGAATTAGTTTTACAGCTAATTTTAAATTTCCATCTTCcattaaatttagttctgctaactttcagtctgctaacatttttttgctggcatagtgaataaagcttaatggtcaaaaacatttgtaaacactaaaatcatacgttagttcctgtctgttgtgtattTTGCAACAgtctgtgaggagctcagccctctCCCAACAGAAGTGGGCAGGGCGGCTGCCAGCTGCTGCAAAAACATGCCATTTACTTTTCACATACAGCAATACAGACAGTGGCAAGAGACATCAAACGCAAGGGAATTTTCACTCATAGTTTCATTTataaaactaattccggacagtaaaaaccaacacacaagttgcagtaatttgtgtgttggtttttacaaataaatgtgtatttgtaaatatgtcatttttttcatttgttaaaaaaaaaggcttttgcaaaactgaaaattctgtttgtgaagtgtgattcagcatttgtggatcaccaatcacacacattcatcgctttgctcacttacgcaatattgagacctTCTGAGTGCAAAAAAGcatttgagattcacaaatatgttggcctattcacactcccatccagtagatggcagtgttctatgcattttgaagggggggggggggggagttatgaaaggagactcatttcccataatgccttttggcgcgtgtcggttaacgctcaaaccttcagaattagtgcattactttaaaagatatgtacaatattttcactttgtaaaaatgacagagttgctgataatgtcgataaactgtccggaattagttttgtttataaatgaaaccatgagtgaaaagtgcctccTCCAATGGGACTCATAGATTTTCATACATTTCATGCTATAGAATCTGTGGATAAGCACCCATGGGTTCTCAGAGCCTAAATAGAATGTACTGATTCCTGGACAGAGTTGTTTGAAAAAGAATCTAATCATGGTTGCTTCCAAAAACAAACTTAATTACAATACATCTTGCCTTAATTGAGAAACATGACTTAGTTGGGTGCTATGGAAACCTGGGGTGTTATAGGACCTGATCAGTCAAGGAATGTTTGAAATCAAGGCTGAACTCAGCAATTTGAGTGGAAAATCTCAGTTTTATGATCCGTCTACAGTGAGGCTAATGAAAATCTTGTGGGGGCTACAGCCCCATCAAGCCACACCTTAGAGCTGTCTGTGTTTTCTGCCAAGGCTGTGcacatgaagaaaaaataaaataaaataaaataaaggagaTATGCAAATATGGGGGACTTATGTtgaaatgaagaagaaaaaaacctaACAAAATTGGCATATAATAATTTGTCCTCTGCGACATTGCCACAAATACTTTGCAATGTCATAATATTCCACTAAGAAAAGCACAGGTTGTCATAATATAGAGACTATTAACACAGCAACACACTGAGCTGTGAGACAACGTGTTGCTTTATGGTGTTACCTCATTCATTTAAATAAAGTCATGATGTAGACTTGAGGCCGAATAcagagagaaggaaaaaaaaatcaataaaggaAAACACGATGCTTTAATCCATGTTGGCAGGCAAAGATCGGTAACAATAAATCAGCCCTAACAAGCTATTGAGGTGTAGTTTAAAGCGATATTTCAAAACATACATCTCAATAACTGATTATAACTAGAAATGCATTCTtactcaactttttttcttgaCATTTTTAGGGCCTCTgactacattttttaaatttttgttttgtaaacATGAAATGTATTTGAGTCTGAACAAAACATATATATCTGAACTGAATCACTTGATCAATTTACTGTTGGACCAAAATGATCTGTGGTAGGTCTGTGGACCCAGTAAATGGAGGAATGTGCAGCTTCTGGAATGATAGAAAGTTAATAGAtgacaaaaataaattcatttaaaaTTAAAGGTGTAATcactttaaattatttttttgttgaaatttaGTTACTGTGAAGTATGTTTATTTCTGTGACATAATCACAAAATGTCAgcaaattttattactggtaaaagaTTTATTGTTTCGGAAAGTATACTGACTTTGATCTGTAAGATATTGCAGGTGACATTAAGCACATGTGGAAGGTTCAATGTTTGTACTGCGTTCAATACAAACTGGGAACTTGGATTTCAAGACTTAAAACTAGGAAAATACAGTCATAATAAAATGTCCCAGAGTTCTTCCCAATGGGATCTCTGGTGGCCTATGTTTATCAGCTATGTCCGCCGCTGGCTTTCTTTCTATTTTGCATCATATTTTGGCAGTTTCCATTACAGTTGAAGGTCTTCTGTGTTTCTCTGGTTCCATGATGCCATTATTAGTATATGTAATAAAACCCTACTGATATGGCTTTGTTTTTTCAGGTGCCGAAGATTTATGCTATTGATACATCTGCCTATCTATAAAAGCATTAATTCCTTGCTAATGTTAACAAAATAAAAGAGAAAATGTCAAACAGATTTGGAGAGAAATACAGCTGTCTGGAAGCATATTCTGCCATCCTGGATTAATTTGTTCAGACAACCAGCCAATGTatgtcatgctgccttcacttgaattaacagtcactGTATCGCACAGCTCAgcattttggccccgcctagctgcTGGCCACTTGTGTCCTTTTGCTAAAAAACACCCCATCTGATTGAAAATGGgaggcagctggtcgctttgccgcTGTCTTTTGTCGCTaatatgaccaaggggtgatggggtcccagccatgcttgagagCATGGAAAACAATGCTGTCAGACCACCCAGTGCTGGACAAACAATGCAATGTCACCAATTGAAGTGACAAGTggatttttgtctatttttatttattttgtttgttatttttatttttgttacaaggAACAGAAAATACAAGATTGATCTTCCTTTTATTGCTTTTTGTTCATgatgtgtgtttatgtggatgagacacaaatgaaatgacatgagttgttgttgttggcggcagtttcctcgcttgcgaggatagtgggaaggcctttttttttttttagtttattttctacaagccctctggtggctgaaaagtccaatgcgggatgcacaagacctgttacacttggggcaaatgaacacttgagtaggctgggcttgtgctgctgcccgctctttctgtctttgacgcttctggcgtgaggcctcacttctttctgcctcaaacttcaggttggcggatttgatgctggaacgccagctgagtctatctgtagctagatgctgccatgactgatgctgaatgcctgcaagggagagctgtttcttcagctggtccttatagcgctttttgggggccccttggtttcgtctcccttccttgagcttgccaaagagaattaattttggcatgcgtgtatcatccatcctggctacgtggcctgcccaacgaagctgttgtttgaatataatagactccatgctgggcaatttggctctggtaatgatgtcctcatttgagacgtagtcctgccacttgatcccgaagatgtttcggagacaacgct harbors:
- the LOC117530735 gene encoding potassium voltage-gated channel subfamily C member 1-like isoform X2 yields the protein MLSSVCVSSFKGRKGGNKSSNKACYSADMTCPLESEKIVINCGGVRHETYRSTLKTLPGTRLSWLTEPDAFSNFDYDPKLDEFFFDRHPSVFSFILNYYRTGKLHCPNDVCGPLFEEELAFWGIDETDVEACCWMNYRQHRDAEEALDSFETPEPDAPDDDPALGGADGDLKRLCMQEDARKAGWWKTWQPKIWALFEDPYSSKYARYVAFGSLFFILISISTFCMETHEAFNTIINKTENFTVGNMTREEIVYEVVTDSWLTYVEGVCVIWFTIEVLLRVTFCPDKFEFFKSTLNIIDFVAILPFYLEVGLSGLSSKAAKDVLGFLRVVRFVRILRIFKLTRHFVGLRVLGHTLRASTNEFLLLIIFLALGVLIFATMIYYAERIGASPDDPTASAHTNFKNIPIGFWWAVVTMTTLGYGDMYPETWSGMLVGALCALAGVLTIAMPVPVIVNNFGMYYSLAMAKQKLPKKKNKHIPRAPQPGSPNYCKPDALAMATASPQRILGNVLGGVMESGGLGGDCPLAQEEIIEINRDSKQNGDAASAALANEDCPTIDQVLSPDERSPIGRGPTRERYQQDRACFLLNTREFRPTDGNVRKGCVISRVCRHCSASVTKV
- the LOC117530735 gene encoding potassium voltage-gated channel subfamily C member 1-like isoform X3, translating into MLSSVCVSSFKGRKGGNKSSNKACYSADMTCPLESEKIVINCGGVRHETYRSTLKTLPGTRLSWLTEPDAFSNFDYDPKLDEFFFDRHPSVFSFILNYYRTGKLHCPNDVCGPLFEEELAFWGIDETDVEACCWMNYRQHRDAEEALDSFETPEPDAPDDDPALGGADGDLKRLCMQEDARKAGWWKTWQPKIWALFEDPYSSKYARYVAFGSLFFILISISTFCMETHEAFNTIINKTENFTVGNMTREEIVYEVVTDSWLTYVEGVCVIWFTIEVLLRVTFCPDKFEFFKSTLNIIDFVAILPFYLEVGLSGLSSKAAKDVLGFLRVVRFVRILRIFKLTRHFVGLRVLGHTLRASTNEFLLLIIFLALGVLIFATMIYYAERIGASPDDPTASAHTNFKNIPIGFWWAVVTMTTLGYGDMYPETWSGMLVGALCALAGVLTIAMPVPVIVNNFGMYYSLAMAKQKLPKKKNKHIPRAPQPGSPNYCKPDALAMATASPQRILGNVLGGVMESGGLGGDCPLAQEEIIEINRDSKQNGDAASAALANEDCPTIDQVLSPDERSPIGRGPTRERYQQDRACFLLNTREFRPTDGNVRKGRHCSASVTKV
- the LOC117530735 gene encoding potassium voltage-gated channel subfamily C member 1-like isoform X4, with translation MLSSVCVSSFKGRKGGNKSSNKACYSADMTCPLESEKIVINCGGVRHETYRSTLKTLPGTRLSWLTEPDAFSNFDYDPKLDEFFFDRHPSVFSFILNYYRTGKLHCPNDVCGPLFEEELAFWGIDETDVEACCWMNYRQHRDAEEALDSFETPEPDAPDDDPALGGADGDLKRLCMQEDARKAGWWKTWQPKIWALFEDPYSSKYARYVAFGSLFFILISISTFCMETHEAFNTIINKTENFTVGNMTREEIVYEVVTDSWLTYVEGVCVIWFTIEVLLRVTFCPDKFEFFKSTLNIIDFVAILPFYLEVGLSGLSSKAAKDVLGFLRVVRFVRILRIFKLTRHFVGLRVLGHTLRASTNEFLLLIIFLALGVLIFATMIYYAERIGASPDDPTASAHTNFKNIPIGFWWAVVTMTTLGYGDMYPETWSGMLVGALCALAGVLTIAMPVPVIVNNFGMYYSLAMAKQKLPKKKNKHIPRAPQPGSPNYCKPDALAMATASPQRILGNVLGGVMESGGLGGDCPLAQEEIIEINRDSKQNGDAASAALANEDCPTIDQVLSPDERSPIGRGPTRERYQQDRACFLLNTREFRPTDGNVRKVLSF
- the LOC117530735 gene encoding potassium voltage-gated channel subfamily C member 1-like isoform X5, with the translated sequence MLSSVCVSSFKGRKGGNKSSNKACYSADMTCPLESEKIVINCGGVRHETYRSTLKTLPGTRLSWLTEPDAFSNFDYDPKLDEFFFDRHPSVFSFILNYYRTGKLHCPNDVCGPLFEEELAFWGIDETDVEACCWMNYRQHRDAEEALDSFETPEPDAPDDDPALGGADGDLKRLCMQEDARKAGWWKTWQPKIWALFEDPYSSKYARYVAFGSLFFILISISTFCMETHEAFNTIINKTENFTVGNMTREEIVYEVVTDSWLTYVEGVCVIWFTIEVLLRVTFCPDKFEFFKSTLNIIDFVAILPFYLEVGLSGLSSKAAKDVLGFLRVVRFVRILRIFKLTRHFVGLRVLGHTLRASTNEFLLLIIFLALGVLIFATMIYYAERIGASPDDPTASAHTNFKNIPIGFWWAVVTMTTLGYGDMYPETWSGMLVGALCALAGVLTIAMPVPVIVNNFGMYYSLAMAKQKLPKKKNKHIPRAPQPGSPNYCKPDALAMATASPQRILGNVLGGVMESGGLGGDCPLAQEEIIEINRDSKQNGDAASAALANEDCPTIDQVLSPDERSPIGRGPTRERYQQDRACFLLNTREFRPTDGNVRKAMGCEKSHSVSNISGTPGSSLRLTPITSPPFDPYEAPGPMRRCRSPIPSIL
- the LOC117530735 gene encoding potassium voltage-gated channel subfamily C member 1-like isoform X1 gives rise to the protein MLSSVCVSSFKGRKGGNKSSNKACYSADMTCPLESEKIVINCGGVRHETYRSTLKTLPGTRLSWLTEPDAFSNFDYDPKLDEFFFDRHPSVFSFILNYYRTGKLHCPNDVCGPLFEEELAFWGIDETDVEACCWMNYRQHRDAEEALDSFETPEPDAPDDDPALGGADGDLKRLCMQEDARKAGWWKTWQPKIWALFEDPYSSKYARYVAFGSLFFILISISTFCMETHEAFNTIINKTENFTVGNMTREEIVYEVVTDSWLTYVEGVCVIWFTIEVLLRVTFCPDKFEFFKSTLNIIDFVAILPFYLEVGLSGLSSKAAKDVLGFLRVVRFVRILRIFKLTRHFVGLRVLGHTLRASTNEFLLLIIFLALGVLIFATMIYYAERIGASPDDPTASAHTNFKNIPIGFWWAVVTMTTLGYGDMYPETWSGMLVGALCALAGVLTIAMPVPVIVNNFGMYYSLAMAKQKLPKKKNKHIPRAPQPGSPNYCKPDALAMATASPQRILGNVLGGVMESGGLGGDCPLAQEEIIEINRDSKQNGDAASAALANEDCPTIDQVLSPDERSPIGRGPTRERYQQDRACFLLNTREFRPTDGNVRKEAAALAQSSDSSLTEDWYKMDGSLFQQDLNANSTSSWIKP